The sequence GCAGTACTCCAGCACGCCCTTTCGCATTTGGGCTTTTACGTTTTCTGCGTTCATGGCTCTTATTTTTTTTGTGAAAAGACTTCGTTGAACTCGTTGGTTACCGCCTTACGGATATTCTCCACGGTTATGGGTTCGCCTCTCATCTCCAGCTTTTGTGCAGGGGTAATCGCTTTCGGTATGGCAATCCAGAGCACGAGGTAAATTAGAATACCGGTTCCAGCAAAGAGAACCCCAAGGACAAATAGCAGTCGGAAAATTATGGGGTCAATTCTCCAGTAAAGCGAAATACCAGAGCATACACCTCCTAGAATACGGTTTTCGGTATCGCGATAGATTCTCCGATACGCTCTGGGTGTAACTACCGTATTCGTATCCGCGAATGTTTCGGCCTCATCGGGTTTTCCCATTATCTTAATAGCACTC is a genomic window of Williamwhitmania taraxaci containing:
- a CDS encoding PspC domain-containing protein is translated as MKNTMNVNIGGQAFVIDEDAYHILRTYLESWEANLFEDPGKREILDDMESRIAEIFLASIKVAGTVVSISLVESAIKIMGKPDEAETFADTNTVVTPRAYRRIYRDTENRILGGVCSGISLYWRIDPIIFRLLFVLGVLFAGTGILIYLVLWIAIPKAITPAQKLEMRGEPITVENIRKAVTNEFNEVFSQKK